The sequence below is a genomic window from Cicer arietinum cultivar CDC Frontier isolate Library 1 chromosome 6, Cicar.CDCFrontier_v2.0, whole genome shotgun sequence.
TGAACATAACCTCGGAAACTCCGTCCACATTACAACCTCAAATtttccaatttttatttatataattcacATATCACAACCACCACTCTCATGCCTTCAACAATACCAACAACATTCTCCAACCATCATGAACGGCGGCGCCGCCTCTTCCTCAGGTGACGCCTCCGTTATCAAACGTAGACGCAACAATCAAACGGTTCAATCTAACGGCGTTAACGTATCAAATTCAATGGCGAAGAATTCTTCGTTTTATTCCGACGCTTCGTTCACGAAATGGACTTTAGCTGATGTTGTACACGTGGCAACACATCATTGGATGatttgtttgtttggttttggtCTTTTGTTTTTCATGGGTGTGGAATACACGCTCCTTATGGTGCCTTCTTCTTCTCCGCCGTTTGATTTGGGTTTCATCGTCACGCGCTCTATTAATCGCGTGCTTGAGTCGAAGCCTCAGCTGAACGATGTCCTTGCTGCACTTAATACGGTACGCTGTTTATTCTCTTTGGATCTGAGATTCTGAACGAACATAAGTGTTTATGTTGCTTTTCTTcgatttggatttttttttgggCAATTTGGGAATGGAATGTGTTTGATTTAAATGCAAATGGGTTTGggtcaaaatttgatttttttcccttcttttttttttgatttatttcttataatgtttttttactGCATTGCTTATTTATGATAATTTCTAAgttcaaatttgattttttttttcaatggtTTTTCTGCATTGctttatttatgatatttggTTGGTTTGAGTTGAGATTTGATGTTTTTTCTGTATTGTTTTTTGGTGGtaacatttgtatttttttctttctactaATGGTTTGAAATGTTTAGGTGTTTGTGGCAATGCAAACGAGTTATATCTTATGGACATTTTTAATTGAAGGACGTCCTAGAGCAACAATTTCAACACTTTTCATGTTTACTTGTCGTGGGATTTTGGGGTATTCTACCCAGCTCCCATTGCCTCAGGTATTAATTTCATTTAGATAGTTAAATTactaatgaatttttttttcatttttttgttatttttttgctTAAGCTATGTTTGTGTTTGGATTTTGGAGGGTAGAAACTTTGAAGGTTTAcatttgagatttttaatttttttatagataacatGATAAGTAAGATAAGATAAACCCTCTAGCAAAAGATACCCTTAGAATTTAGGTAGGGTCTACTTGAACCTCACAAACTCATTTTGTAAGATAAGAAATATCATCCACTTAATCAAACACATTTATAGGTCATATGCCTCCCAATATAGGACTCTCATTGCCTCCCCATCTGCTCCAAACTAGATATTGGAAGCATAATTTGATAGCAGGTTATTCAATGGATCTTTGATATCCTCTATATACATCTTACATAATCAATCTATAAGGTGGAAAATGTCTCTTTGTTATTAACATTTTTATAGATCCAAAATGCAACTCTCAACATGTTGCTTTTGCCCCTAAAATAATTTGGTAAttcaatttagtctttgaaattaattaaatttcaaattgatGTCTCAGGTTGAAAATCATCTATCACATTAATCTTAAGAACAATTTTGGAGACTAAATTCATCAATATgcatataaaattgattttagaagTTTAATTCTCGCACCTCAATGCGTTTTTCACCGCTAAATCAGAAGCTCCAATACATTGCTTCTACATTGCCGTGGTTTTTTTACCGCAATTTTGTTGAAATCGAACACTAATCCAAACGTACACTAAAAGTGATTCTTACTTGACGTGGATGTTTCAAACTCACCTAAAATGTGACTTTTAACCTTAAATGTATTATTCAAGCCACCACAAAATCTAACTAATTTTGGCAGACTATTGtcaattttatgaatttgaagTCCATCAACATCAGAACCTAACACTAATTTAACATACTATTTTCAATTTGATGGATTTGAATTCCATTAGCAATCATGCTTATATTGTTCGACTTACAATTACAAGACAAAGTTGATGAttcaattttgtattttttcatcGACAATGTTGTTAAcaatgttgtttttgttttgttttgacaaTGAATAGGAATTTTTGGGTTCGGGCGTGGACTTTCCGGTCGGGAATGTATCGTTCTTCTTGTTTTTTTCGGGGCATGTGGCGGGTTCGGTGATTGCTTCATTAGACATGAGGAGGATGAAGAGGTGGGGATTGGCATGGACATTTGATGTTTTGAATGTTTTGCAAGCTGTGAGGTTGTTAGGTACAAGAGGACATTATACTATTGATTTGGCTGTTGGATTAGGTGCTGGCTATTTGTTTGACTCTTTAGCTGGAAAATATGTTGAAGATAGCAAGAAGAAAATAGCTTCCAAACATGATTTGGTTGCATGAACAATGTGtgaaatattttgatgaaaaagATGATGACTTTGAATAGGTTGAATTGTAATTGTAAAGCAAATAAAAAAAGGTTAAAGAGTTGAGTCAGTAGtagttgttttaatttttttttagtgatgTGTAATTTCAATAATTGATTCAATCCTATTTCAATAGGAATTTCATTTTGTTCAGTTGGTTGTTCACATTTTTCTATGGCTGCTGCACCATGAAGTGTCATTTAGAATTGTTAGATTTAAAGAGAAAAagtttatcttaaaattaaatGGCTCTatga
It includes:
- the LOC101496358 gene encoding phosphatidylcholine:diacylglycerol cholinephosphotransferase 1-like translates to MNGGAASSSGDASVIKRRRNNQTVQSNGVNVSNSMAKNSSFYSDASFTKWTLADVVHVATHHWMICLFGFGLLFFMGVEYTLLMVPSSSPPFDLGFIVTRSINRVLESKPQLNDVLAALNTVFVAMQTSYILWTFLIEGRPRATISTLFMFTCRGILGYSTQLPLPQEFLGSGVDFPVGNVSFFLFFSGHVAGSVIASLDMRRMKRWGLAWTFDVLNVLQAVRLLGTRGHYTIDLAVGLGAGYLFDSLAGKYVEDSKKKIASKHDLVA